Proteins co-encoded in one Sebastes fasciatus isolate fSebFas1 chromosome 11, fSebFas1.pri, whole genome shotgun sequence genomic window:
- the LOC141776628 gene encoding uncharacterized protein LOC141776628 isoform X2 produces the protein MAGGSRFIWIPVLLSCVFQASDNRHVGQNEIHLIGRSDNPEVDRILSKIPITLPEGIDPRNINVTSITIKTCTGVKEQLVQLNTQLQQTILRNIQLGNEAFGSRRELRQLQLQLATCSSTASAITGSYQAQLLNKMKQLLERFDSDTFLILNIIALTREVNTLQKKINHAANATETTDIHVLQRELQQKINELSVKTQQIERSHTNSALILQIISLQNEIWDLEQAGSRRRETNPQPDKRILALQAQLDGKISELRSKGDADSAMLELTFVHSKIVAIQRLISYHIEESRTKAADYQRQWRQKVELLKKKILQLTRDENNQDLTQEIFKLQAEVDRLRLLMTNAKKTTDARIKELRVILEEEKKQQENLQKHLEEADYAQAQLIVKILGLMKEVRELDGDQQHQTTSTSQGTTLQTVLQAKEREFAKAQEEINELQRKLRLKSEKCSGLEERYEEVKTEFEQKIAELNRTGDSKAALVLNVINLHDDVKTLKDLISTTQDPDRILELQRQLQEKQDELNSKTADIESLIPHPKIILTVIELQNEIWELQKKAANGTTGGLVEELQTRLDGLITDIGDDNTKLMLKIITLQSQVEQLQRRLSDRQMLQAAQVTQLTNDLATKKEELQKYVNELNEKNQTNARLILATTDLHNQLRNLEKEKHDEGKTTSAAITKLREQLKATVEEHSSDQAEIKALQNKLNQTEGQCSSFEDNLKDLQNDLDAKMKELQSKSDSVTSLALQVSTLTLQLEELKRQLQNTESETKIKELQKMIDEKNNELAKKTEELKERSAQPQRLLQIITLQTEIEKLANVAANDTDYNKIRALQDHLNNLIDGIQDENNENTKLMFKILAQQDEIARLEKQEKSQTQAAMEKIKDLENELEDIRNQIKEKTMVLDSSDTRISDLSAQIMGLHKKIKPLEEEISDLKDTNAENVQELQKRLDLTKTQLQDSENRLKDADAKNFNSVMEIADLRTQLKKAQKKASKAAEKNTDELEQQLQTQQRENSRLENTNKELQKKLQLKSEKCSGLEERYEEVKTEFEQKIAELNRTGDSKAALVLNVINLHDDVKTLKDLISTTQDPDRILELQRKLEEKQDELNSKTADIERLIPNSKLILTIIELQNEIWDLQKKADNETTDLQNRVDGLISEIDDKGDDNTKMMLKIITLQSQVEQLQSQLSDLQMLRASQATQLTNDLTSKKEELQKYVNELNEKNQTNARLILATTDLHNQLRNLEKEKHDEGKTTSAAITKLREQLKATVEEHSSDQAEIKALQNKLNQTEGQCSSFENNLKDLQNDLDAKMKELQSKSDSVTSLALQISTLTLQLEELKRQLQNTESETKIKELQKMIDDKNNELAKKTEELKERSAQPQRLLHIITLQTEIEKLVNVAANDTDYNKIRALQDHLNYLIDGIQDENNENTKLMFKILAQQDEIARLEKQEKSQTQAAMEKIKDLENELEDIRNQIKEKTMVLDSSDTRISDLSAQIMGLHKKIKPLEEEISDLKETNAENVEELQKRLNLTKTQLQDSEHRLKDADAKNFNSVMEIADLRTQLKKAQKKASKAAEKNIDELEQQLQTQQRQNRKLENTNKDLKQEVKELKMCCTDVNTECDDLQRQLQQSQEDADRLQQQLHDKDATLDRLQQELEEKSRDNNTTQQKYNNLERQLQQSQKDRDRLQQQLHEKDATLNQLQQELEEQRRENNTLQHEYDNLERHLHEKDATLNLLQQEFEEQTRENNRLQAENDNLLNEKNKLEGDVEDLQNKLTDVEDTTVFASKMTLDPNTAHPRIALSADNTEVSTREEIQDVPDHPGRFDGVLAVLGKTGFSAGRRYWEVSIAGKSCYHLGMASESAQRKGPIRFSPTNGYWTVVLSKQGQYRALDRRPVIIPVQIQPVTLGILLDYKKGQISFYDAGTRSHMYTFVGQTFTDKIYPFIDFCVEDDGGRTPIVLLSPGSVEWIK, from the exons ATGGCTGGGGGTTCTCGCTTCATTTGGATTCCCGTCCTTCTCTCCTGTGTCTTTCAAGCTTCTGACAACAGACATG TCGGTCAGAATGAGATTCATTTAATTGGACGCTCAGATAATCCAGAGGTGGACCGCATCCTTTCAAAGATCCCA ATAACCCTACCAGAAGGAATTGATCCCAGGAATATAAATGTGACG TCAATTACTATCAAAACTTGTACCG GTGTGAAGGAGCAGCTGGTGCAGCTTAACACGCAGCTTCAGCAGACAATTCTCCGCAACATCCAACTGG GCAATGAAGCCTTCGGGTCGAGGAGGGAACTCAGACAGTTGCAACTGCAGCTTGCCACATGCAGCTCGACAGCCTCAGCTATAACTGGCT CTTATCAAGCCCAGTTACTCAACAAGATGAAACAGCTTCTGGAGAGATTTGATAGTGATACATTTCTGA tcCTGAACATTATTGCACTCACCAGGGAGGTGAATACATTACAGAAGAAGATCAATcatgctgctaatgctactgaAACTACTGACATCCATG TGCTGCAGAGAGAGCTGCAACAGAAGATCAATGAACTGAGCGTAAAGACGCAGCAGATTGAAAGAAGCCACACCAACTCGGCGCTGA TTCTTCAGATCATCTCACTGCAAAATGAGATCTGGGATTTGGAACAGGCTGGATCAAGAAGAAGAGAAACTAATCCTCAGCCTGACAAGAGAATTCTGG CTCTACAAGCACAGCTGGACGGGAAGATCAGTGAGCTGCGAAGCAAAGGAGACGCAGACTCAGCTA TGCTGGAGCTGACTTTTGTGCACAGTAAGATCGTGGCGATTCAGAGGCTCATCAGTTACCACATTGAGGAATCCAGAACTAAAGCTGCTG ATTACCAGAGGCAGTGGAGGCAAAAAGTTGAGCtccttaaaaaaaagattttacagTTGACTCGTGACGAGAATAACCAAGACCTTA CCCAGGAAATTTTTAAGCTGCAGGCAGAAGTGGATCGTCTTAGACTGTTAATGACGAATGCCAAAAAGACAACTGATGCCCGAATTAAAG AGCTAAGAGTTAttttggaggaagagaagaaacaaCAAGAAAACTTACAGAAACACCTGGAGGAAGCAGATTATGCCCAGGCACAACTGA TCGTGAAAATCCTCGGCCTGATGAAAGAGGTGAGAGAGCTGGATGGTGATCAGCAACACCAGACGACATCAACAAGTCAAGGCACCA CTCTTCAGACTGTGCTTCAAGCCAAAGAAAGGGAATTTGCCAAAGCTCAGGAGGAAATAAATG AGCTGCAAAGGAAACTgcgtttaaagagtgaaaaatgCTCTGGTCTTGAGGAAAGATATGAGG AGGTAAAGACTGAATTTGAACAGAAGATTGCAGAACTGAACAGAACCGGAGACTCCAAAGCAGCACTCG TTCTGAACGTGATAAACCTGCATGATGATGTGAAGACTCTGAAGGATCTGATCTCCACCACACAGGATCCAGACAGGATCTTAG agctgcagagGCAGCTGCAGGAGAAGCAAGACGAACTGAACTCCAAGACTGCGGACATAGAGAGCCTGATTCCCCACCCAAAAATAA ttttaacagtCATTGAACTGCAGAATGAGATATGGGAGCTTCAGAAAAAGGCTGCCAACGGGACCACCGGTGGCCTTGTAGAAG AGTTGCAGACCAGATTGGATGGCCTAATCACTGATATAGGCGACGACAACACAAAACTGA TGCTGAAGATCATAACGCTGCAGAGTCAGGTGGAGCAGCTGCAGAGACGGTTGTCAGACCGTCAGATGTTACAAGCCGCTCAGGTAACCC AGCTCACTAATGATCTTGCAACCAAGAAGGAAGAGCTGCAGAAATATGTCAACGAGCTGAATGAGAAGAATCAGACAAACGCCAGATTGA TTCTGGCAACCACTGATCTGCACAACCAACTCAGAAACCTAGAGAAAGAAAAGCACGATGAGGGCAAAACAACGTCTGCTGCAATCACTA AGCTGAGAGAACAACTGAAGGCAACAGTGGAGGAGCACTCTAGTGATCAAGCTGAGATCAAGG CGCTGCAGAATaaactgaaccagactgaggGACAGTGTTCCAGTTTCGAGGACAATCTTAAAG ATCTGCAGAACGACCTGGATGCCAAAATGAAGGAACTGCAGTCAAAATCCGATTCTGTAACTTCGCTTG CTCTTCAGGTTTCCACATTAACCCTGCAACtggaggagctaaagagacaacTACAAAACACTGAATCTGAAACCAAGATAaaag AACTTCAAAAAATGAtagatgagaaaaataatgagcTGGCCAAAAAAACTGAAGAGCTGAAAGAAAGAAGTGCTCAACCACAAAGAC TTCTACAGatcattacattacaaacagaGATTGAGAAGTTGGCGAATGTGGCAGCAAATGACACAGATTACAATAAGATTAGAG CACTCCAAGACCATCTGAATAATTTGATTGACGGAATTCAggatgaaaacaatgaaaatactaAACTGA TGTTTAAAATCTTGGCTCAACAAGATGAAATAGCAAGATTGGAGAAGCAAGAAAAGAGTCAGACGCAAGCAGCTATGGAGAAAATTAAAG ATCTGGAGAATGAACTGGAGGACATCAGAAATCagataaaagaaaagacaaTGGTGCTGGACTCAAGTGATACAAGGATTTCTGATTTGT cgGCTCAGATTATGGGACTTCACAAGAAAATCAAACCACTGGAAGAGGAGATATCAGACCTGAAAGATACAAACGCTGAGAACGTCCAAG AGCTGCAAAAGAGACTGGATTTGACAAAGACGCAACTGCAAGACAGTGAAAATCGACTCAAGGACGCAGATGCAAAGAATTTTAACTCGG TAATGGAGATTGCTGATCTGAGGACACAACTGAAAAAGGCTCAGAAAAAGGCATCCAAAGCTGCTGAAAAAAATACCGACG AGTTGGAACAACaactacaaacacaacaaagagagaacagcagactggaaaacacaaataaag AGCTGCAGAAGAAACTCCAATTAAAGAGTGAAAAATGCTCTGGTCTTGAGGAAAGATATGAGG AGGTAAAGACTGAATTTGAACAGAAGATTGCAGAACTGAACAGAACCGGAGACTCCAAAGCAGCACTCG TTCTGAACGTGATAAACCTGCATGATGATGTGAAGACTCTGAAGGATCTGATCTCCACCACACAGGATCCAGACAGGATCTTAG AGCTGCAGAGGAAGCTGGAGGAGAAGCAAGACGAACTGAACTCCAAGACTGCGGACATAGAGAGACTGATTCCCAACTCCAAATTAA ttttaaCAATCATCGAGCTGCAGAATGAGATATGGGACCTTCAGAAAAAAGCTGACAATGAGACCACTG ATTTGCAAAACAGGGTGGATGGCCTTATCAGTGAAATAGATGACAAAGGCGACGACAACACAAAAATGA TGCTGAAGATCATAACGCTGCAGAGTCAGGTGGAGCAGCTGCAGAGCCAGTTGTCAGACCTCCAGATGTTACGAGCCTCTCAGGCAACCC AGCTCACTAATGATCTTACAAGCAAGAAGGAAGAGCTGCAGAAATATGTCAACGAGCTGAATGAGAAGAATCAGACAAATGCCAGATTGA TTCTGGCAACCACTGATCTGCACAACCAACTCAGAAACCTAGAGAAAGAAAAGCACGATGAGGGCAAAACAACGTCTGCTGCAATCACTA AGCTGAGAGAACAACTGAAGGCAACAGTGGAGGAGCACTCTAGTGATCAAGCTGAGATCAAGG CGCTGCAGAATaaactgaaccagactgaggGACAGTGTTCCAGTTTCGAGAACAATCTTAAAG ATCTGCAGAACGACCTGGATGCCAAAATGAAGGAACTGCAGTCCAAATCCGATTCTGTAACTTCACTTG CTCTTCAGATTTCCACATTAACCCTGCAACtggaggagctaaagagacaacTACAAAACACTGAATCTGAAACCAAGATAaaag AACTTCAAAAAATGATAGATGACAAAAATAATGAGCTGGCCAAAAAAACTGAAGAGCTGAAAGAAAGAAGTGCTCAACCACAAAGAC TTCTACACatcattacattacaaacagaGATTGAGAAGTTGGTGAATGTGGCAGCAAATGACACAGATTACAATAAGATTAGAG CACTCCAAGACCATTTGAATTATTTGATTGACGGAATTCAagatgaaaacaatgaaaatactaAACTGA TGTTTAAAATCTTGGCTCAACAAGATGAAATAGCAAGATTGGAGAAGCAAGAAAAGAGTCAGACGCAAGCAGCTATGGAGAAAATTAAAG ATCTGGAGAATGAACTGGAGGACATCAGAAATCAGATAAAGGAAAAGACAATGGTGCTGGACTCAAGTGATACAAGGATTTCTGATTTGT cgGCTCAGATAATGGGACTTCACAAGAAAATCAAACCACTGGAAGAGGAGATATCAGACCTGAAAGAAACAAACGCTGAGAACGTCGAAG AGCTGCAAAAGAGACTGAATTTGACAAAGACGCAACTGCAAGACAGTGAACATCGACTCAAGGACGCAGATGCAAAGAATTTTAACTCGG TAATGGAGATTGCTGATCTGAGGACACAACTGAAAAAGGCTCAGAAAAAGGCATCCAAAGCTGCTGAAAAAAATATCGATG AGTTGGAACAACaactacaaacacaacaaaGACAGAACAGAAAACTGGAAAACACAAATAAag ACTTAAAGCAAGAGGTCAAGGAACTAAAAATGTGCTGCACCGATGTCAACACCGAGTGTGACG ATTTACAAAGACAACTGCAACAGAGCCAGGAGGACGCGGAtcgcctgcagcagcagctgcatgaTAAGGATGCCACGCTCGACCGGCTGCAGCAGGAGTTAGAAGAAAAGAGCAGGGATAACAACACAACGCAGCAAAAATACAACA ACTTAGAGAGACAGCTGCAACAGAGCCAGAAGGACCGGGAtcgcctgcagcagcagctgcatgaGAAGGATGCCACGCTCaaccagctgcagcaggagtTAGAAGAACAGCGCAGGGAGAACAACACATTGCAGCATGAATACGACA ACTTAGAGAGACATCTGCATGAGAAGGATGCCACGCTCAACCTGCTGCAGCAGGAGTTCGAAGAACAGACCAGGGAGAATAACAGGCTGCAGGCAGAAAACGACA ACCTGCTGAATGAGAAGAACAAACTTGAGGGTGATGTAGAAG ATCTTCAAAACAAACTGACTGATGTGGAGGATACGACGGTCTTTGCCA GTAAAATGACcttggatccaaacacagcacaccCAAGAATAGCTCTGTCTGCAGATAACACCGAGGTGTCCACTAGGGAGGAAATACAAGATGTCCCCGACCATCCAGGCCGGTTCGACGGGGTCCTCGCCGTCCTTGGCAAGACTGGCTTCTCAGCTGGCAGACGTTACTGGGAGGTGTCTATAGCTGGGAAGTCTTGTTACCACCTCGGGATGGCCAGTGAATCTGCTCAAAGAAAGGGACCGATAAGATTCAGTCCGACCAATGGTTACTGGACCGTGGTCCTGAGCAAACAGGGTCAGTACAGAGCTTTGGATAGGAGACCAGTTATTATTCCAGTTCAGATCCAACCTGTTACACTGGGAATTCTGCTGGACTACAAAAAGGGACAGATCTCATTTTACGACGCTGGCACCAGATCTCATATGTACACATTTGTAGGTCAAACGTTTACAGACAAAATCTATCCATTTATCGATTTTTGTGTCGAGGATGATGGAGGTCGCACACCAATAGTGTTACTCTCTCCTGGATCGGTTGAGTGGATAAAATAG